Part of the Benincasa hispida cultivar B227 chromosome 12, ASM972705v1, whole genome shotgun sequence genome is shown below.
TTTCTGGAAAGtggaatatttttaaaaaaagaacaacCATAGTAATTACTAATTAATTGGGGCTTTTGACAATTCTAAATTGTATGATGAAatcaataaaatcaattttttttttttttaatttttttttaaagagattaGGAATAACCAATATAGttacaaataaaacaatatttgtAGGCCTAATCGTTAAAAATTgaagataaaaattaaaatagttagCCAACATCACTTTaatttttaaggtttaaattttattttgagccttaaacttttaatctggttttattttagttcctaattttaaaaaatgtctattttagtccttcaaatttttaaaaatatgtttattttggtatttactattaaaattatggTAACTTTCTAAAGATGAAATCTATTTATGGATAAAATTGCATCTATCCTGAATTGAACAAGAtggaagtgaagtaaaatatcaacaACAAACGTGTCAAAatagtaaatagccaaaatctTGGATGCAAAATGACTTTTGAAATCTCCCATAGAAAATCGTTTTACtatctaattcaaaattgaaaccctaGACTTTTTAGTATGACTAACTTATTTGGCAGCCTaatcatttaaaaatacaagTCATTTCACCGTTATATTCATGagttaacaaaaatttaatagTAGAACCAAAGTAAGCACTTTTTGAGAATTTAGGGAttagaattaatattttttaaagtttagaaaccaaaatagaacaagattcaaacctaaaaaaataaacaaataatagagaatgagaaattttgtaGGAGTTtccaaatatagaaaaatgagtcaatttatttacaattatggTAAAATATCACTTTCTACCGGTGATAGATTTTGATAGCTTATTATCATCTATCACTGTCTACGAGTGATAGATATTAATAACTTATAGTGacatttgttatatttaaatatatttctaatagttttgtcatttaaataataatttttttaatatttaagtggaaaaaaaattgaaaattgatacCCAAGCAATTTGGTCCTAAAAAGCCCAATATTCATTTGCTTAATTTTTTTAGGAGTTAAATTCTGAAATTGGCATTTAATTTTTTACAtcgtgtttatttaatttttatacttcaataattaatatcataCTAATTTGTGACAGGTGGGTAAATAATAAAATGTGCTTATGAAAATATACTATAAACCTAACTTTATTTTGATCACCTATTAATGTTTAAACTAACTCGAAATTGATTTGTCACATACACGTTGAACTCACGCAATTAAGAGTTGAATATGAcaatttagaaattgaataaaaacaaatgtttaaagttaaaaatatattcgACAATTgaacattgatttttttaagtGGATTTAAAATTAGTATATATGGCTAAATTAAATGCACTAATGTTGACTATTTAAATATTACGATTTGAACAACaagataatattaatttaaaaagcacaaaatttggttagatatatttttcaagtagcttgacattttttttcgaAGTAGCTTTCTAGCTTTCTGAAAAAACTAATTACATGACAAAGAccatataaattaaatgtttggTATAAATAGTACATCAAGTTGAGTAGTAAATGACATAACGTTCGTCCCTAAAGGTCAAGGTTCAATTTCCACTTCGTAATTATTgtactaaagaaaataaaatataaattataacgATATTTTGATACCTTAGAAGGAATTGCGAATTaccctctattttttttaattacagagatagttttgaaacatttaataaaaatttaagggTAATAATACAACATTTAAAAGAATAgatgtattttttaaataaatagaaaaattcaacgATATATTTTGTAGTTTAATCATAGTTTTACATTTCAGCCgaaatcttgaaatttcaatcaaaattttgaggcTCAAAATCTTGGTAgaggaaaaattttgattttctccaaatttctcaaaatttccaTCGAATTTCgagtttttaaaaaaggaattaGCTATGTTAGTTTAATgaaagtttttccttttttaccttaaaaaaaattattttaagaaacaacatattttctttcaaatatttttcattgaGTTTTCACATAATTTCACCTCAAACTCAAATTTGACGTGAATTCCCTAATATTTCTCTTATCTTCTCTCAAAACTCTATCTACTTccaaagttttctttttttctttattttccattatgtCATGTTATGTTTAATGCTATGCTTTTTACATTTCTCTTATAtttaatgttataatttttctatCCTTATTATATTATGTTATGTTAGCTCAATgctattattttcatttttttgtatccatttcattttataataattgtttatatgcaaatatttcacgttttttaatttgtaattaatttttattatttgatatttatttgtaattattttttcctttctgtTTTAAATTTCTACTATTGCATCAACATTTacctaaatattttataatatacatCTAAACGTTgtcatattttataaaaataatgattaaaagtggttaattatagtttaattcaATCACAATCCAAGttttattaactaattataacaatttttatcGATTTCCATAGAATTTCGCAAAATTTTCatctatatttttataaaattggaacatcgatattttcatcaatATCAATATTTGGAAGCTTGAGTTTAACCAATACTTTGTGGTGTTGGATTATagttaaaatctatttttggAAATTTTAGGATATTTAAACTTACTGTTAAATGTATTTGAATCAATGATTCAGTTTAAGATATTTTTTTGGGAGACCCAATGAcggtttctttttatttattccaactgctataaatatatattcttacaGTATTAAAAACttgaaacatatatttttttaataaaaataaatttcatgtcAGTTTTTACcgatgtaaaaaaaaattcaaataaaattattattattattataattatttaataccACTAATTCTAAAAATATCATGTAAATTACGATCCAGCTAAATTAACCTtggtttaaaaaaatccaactattgaatttaaaaattcagGGACTCACAtacaatttaaatcaaatttgaataacCAAAAAgtgtaattttttaattttcaataattccaACAACTAATTGCTAAAAACATTTGATGGTCAAAAGAAAGCAACAGGGGTATTTCGGTCCAATAGGCATCAATTTGAGAGAGGAAAATCCAAATGGAATATACCATCTTAAAAACCGAGAAAAGGGCATAATAGTAATTTCAAAAACGAAAAACAGTGATCCTCATCGGCTATTAAGAATCGCCTTCAATTTCCATTTCcatgagaagaaaaaaaagatagagAAAACAGAGAAGGaaaaggaggaagaaaaaagaaaaaaaaacaaaacaaaacaggAGGAGCACAAAGAAGCAAACCCTGTTCATTGAAGAATCCTGAAAACTAGGCTTCAAATTTCTTTGAGAGAATAGagaaatcgagatttcaagagcTTGAAGAATACCCCACAATcccaaaattttctttaatcgtTTCTAAGAAGGTTTGCCTGTGTTTCTTCACAATGCTTTTCTCTCAAGTCAATATGTTTTCTTCATTTctaatcttcttcctcttccaatttTCTCAAATATCTCTTGTTCTACGTGTAAGCTTTTGATTCTCTTGAGTTCTTCCTTTTAAGTTCCATGGGTGTTCCTGTTGTTCTGTTTATCGAATTTCGAAACGTCagagtttcatttttttttgtgtttcttGTGAAAGGTGTGGAGAATACGAATTTGAACGATGGTTTTGGTGGAATTTTTGAACGATTTCTGTAGCTTTTATATCTGGGTTTTTGGTTTATTTGAAGTTGGGATTGTGTTTTTTCGATTTTTCATGAAGTTGATTGAGTTTGGGTTTGAAGTTGTTGTGTATTTGAGAATCAGGTTTGTGGAAACCACACGATGTTGAGAAATTAGTTTCTGAATTTGATTTTCGTAAGAACTTCGCGGGTTCGTTTTGAGAGGTTGAAATCTGAAGCTCTTAACCTAAATCCACGTTTGACTAGAGGCTTGTTTGAATTAGAATTCTCTGATTTCGTGTTCTTGTTTAACTCTTGCCTAATATAACATTCTGTAAATTATTTCTGCAGATTGCACTGGTAGAGGAAATTAGTATTGTTCTTCGTTCTCATTCTGATTACCTTAACAGTTAGTAATGGGGTCATTATCAGAATCAGAACGTGAAGTAAATCACAGGAAGCCATATGGTATAAGATTTTTCGAGTGGATAAGGAAAAAGCCTCTTTCCTATAAGGCACATCAAGCCATTGTTCTACTTGTGACATTCTTGGCGTATGCTAACTACCACGCCTCTCGAAAAACTACGAGCATTATTAAGAGTGCTCTCGATCCCTTATCTCCTGATGTAGGCTTGAAGTTCAATCTATGGAGAACGAGTCGGTCAAGTACACCAGTTGAGAGAACCAATCGATGGTCGCTCTCGAGTGGTGGTTGGGCTCCATTTGATGCAGCAGAAGGGACATCTTTACTTGGTGAGCTTGATTTGGCTTTCCTAGGGATTTATGCTGGGGGCATGTACTTCTCTGGCCAATTGGGAGATAGAACGgatttgaggatatttttaactttaGGAATGTTGGGAACTGGTCTGTTTACTTCGCTTTTTGGATTAGGATATTGGGCAAACATCCATGTCTTCTCTTACTATTTGATAGTTCAAATGCTTGCTGGCCTATTTCAATCAACTGGTTGGCCTTCCGTTGTTGCGGTGGTCGGTAATTGGTTTGGAAAGAGCAAGAGAGGACTAATAATGGGTATTTGGAATGCTCACACATCTGTTGGCAACATTTCTGGCTCTCTGGTTGCATCTGCCTTGTTGAGCTATGGTTGGGGTTGGTCAATGGTTGTCCCTGGTCTGATCATTGCGTTCTCGGGTTTGGTAGTCTTTCTGTTTCTTCCCGTGAATCCTGAGTCTGTTGGAATTGATAAAGCAGGAGATGACTTGAGCTCTCCCAGGAAAGCTGGGGAGGGAACTAGAGAACCTCTATTGAAATCAGAATCGGAGATCGAGAAGGCAGTCGGTTTTATGGAAGCATGGAGAATTCCTGGTGTGGCACCTTTTGCATTTTGCCTCTTCTTTGCAAAATTGGTGGCTTATACATTCCTTTACTGGCTCCCTTTCTACATTAGCCACACAGGTGAGCTACATTTCTGTTTCTTGTTTGCTTATGAAATCTATAACAATGAAAGCTAAGAGTTTTATTATTGGTTTATGGAATATATTAGGCAGAATTTGCCATTAGAATGTTCTTGTTTGATTCATTATCTTTCATTCTTCTGTTTGGAATTACAAGTATTGCTGTCTTACTCACACATTACTACGACAAACCTAATTTGTGGTTGATGTTCTTGCAGTGATTGATGGGAAATATTTGTCAAGTACCACAGCTGGAAACCTTTCGACATTGTTCGATATTGGAGGGGTAATAGGAGGAATTCTAGCTGGTCATATTTCTGATCGCTTAGGTGCTAGAGCCATAACAGCTGCAAGTTTCATGTACTGTGCCATTCCTGCCCTGTACTGCTACCGAAACTACGGTCACATCTCCATAACTATGAATGTAGCTCTCATGTTCATCACTGGCATGTTTGTCAATGGACCATATGCTCTAATAACAACGGCCGTCTCTGCCGATTTGGGAACCCACAGTTCATTGCACGGGAATTCTCGTGCGCTTGCTACAGTGACAGCGATTATTGATGGGACTGGCTCGGTTGGGGCTGCGATTGGACCCTTGTTAACGGGATATTTATCAGCTAAAAGCTGGAGTTCAGTGTTCGTAATGCTGATGGTCTCAGCTTTAATAGCAGGGCTGTTTTTGACAAGGCTTGTTATAGCTGAGGTGACTGCAAAGATCGAGGAGTCAAGTTCAAGAGGAAGGATTACATCCCGGAGTCCGGTACTCGAAGTGTGAACTTATGTGACggcaacaacaacaataattcTAGGTCCCATTGTATTTAGCCCGTGTTTGGTTCATAAGAAGGTTTGAACATTGCATCAGAACTGTGGTTGTTACTGAATTTTCCCTTCAATTTTCGGAGGGGCTCGGGGGAGAAGAAGAACTCCTCCAAAGTGTGATTCATTCATCCAAGGAGAGGATTTTGTTACACCTTCTCCATGAATGATGTGTTGTTGAATGTGGTTGAAGAAAGTAAGACTGGTATTGTTGTACAGTGTTTGCATTATTTGTGGTAGGAAGGTGAAGGCTGATCCTGAAAAACCAACAAGAATTTAGCATGTAAAAATCTTATGTAGTAGTACACTTCTCATGGtatgaatttatattaaatgaaaaagaaaagctaCAACAGAGGAGAAACAAAACTCTTACACTATCtttatttctctctattttcttttataagttccattttcttctttaatgcattgttttccttttccttcttgtcttttttcttcttaCATTGAAGAGAGTGCCAAAATGTGCACACCTTAACTATAGGTACTTTACTATAAGCCTCAAAGTAAAATCAcgtaatgtaaaaaaaaaatgttgaagaaaagaatgatttatatttaggtCATGTTTATCAAATTGTAATAAAAATTGGTGTAATCGTAATGGAATTACATTGATGAATCAATTGTAATGAATTTGAATTCCAAATATAATTGGATTGTTTCTAATCGTGGTTACTTATAATTGTGAATTTTGATACATTTGCTGTTGCTGTTATAAACAACATCAAAGGTAATCAAATGAGGTTCACTTTTTAAATTATCATTGATTTATTACCTTTGAATTGGGGTAAACGTGGCCTTAATGTAATAAAAAGACTTGTAAAATTGGGATAAGTTTTTTTAAGCTTCGTTTAATTAGTTTTGACAAAATATCTTGATCtctaattgtatatgttgaactaaaaaaatctttttgctACATTTTTTTGTTGGTACATTATTGGTTAAAATAAATTTTCGACTTTAAACTTCTACGAAAGTAACAacttagtttttaaatattagtttGTAACATTCTAGTTTGTGAACTTTTCGATAagtattgattttatttctgTATTTTACAATTTATAATGGTTTAGTCTAATCACAAAAGACGCtatttaagatttaatgaaatttcctacacaagtaaattaataaacTGATTGAAAGTTAAGTTTGattataaactataaaaacTAAGTTGTTGCAATAGGAATTATCGTTACAAATTTTGAAGTATAGGACTACGTCGTATATATTAAAAGTTAAATAACTATGactccatttgataaccatttggtttttagtttttagttttggaaaattaagtctataaacattattttcatCACCAAATTTCTACTTTTGTTATCTACTATTTATCAagggtttaaaaaaccaagcaaaaatctgaaaactaaaaaaagtagtctttaaaaatttgtttttatttttggaatttggctaaacaTTTAACTATTATATTTgagaaatatgtaaattatgATAAGAAATGAGGAGAAAATTTAgacaaaaagtgatttttaccaatattattttcatatgaGTTAGTTTTCATAAGAGCAAGcaattttgagtttgaaaaaaattagGGATTATTATAGATTCAATcccttttcaaaacttattttcataaatgtccaaacttttttatatttttgtatataAGAATTAATAGATTTTTTGGACTAAAATATCCTTGAGTGTAGTAGGCGGCGGAAAAGAATGTGGCATTGGAAAAAAATTTCCATATTTACAAACACCCTTAATGtaggagagagaaaatacatttatttattgagattttactccttttgtttaattggagagataaaatgtatttaataaaattttattttctattttcgttGATTTCATATATCAACTTATTGATTTATTGTGCGGATTCatgctattttaaatatacctaaccaatatatgaaatttatcacaatatataaatcacatattAACTTAATGTTCGACATAAATCACATTCacatcacaatatatatatcatatgtaTCATTTAGTGAgtaaaaaactcaacaaatcAAAATGTGTATATGTCATaatacatgaaatttaaataataatctcatttatatcaaataaacgaacacatatatcataatatatattaaattaatttggccCTAAACTTATCGTAACTTTTGAAGAAAGCTAGGTATTAACGTTAATGAAATATAGGTCCTTATTATTGCTTGTGGAAACAAAACAAACCTATTTAATTAAATCGTAAAATATAGTGTTGATAAATTCCAAacattatgaacaaaattatatatttagtgGAAGTAACCGACTTAGGTTatgactttaaaaaaatattattctaaTAATAATATCTTCTAAACCTATCCCAATCTTGAACGAAAAGCCACACCAGCTGGAACATGAAATACATCAATTGCAATGTactaaataaagaaagaaataacgAATAAGActtgtattatttttttagcttaCCTTTAGTTATCTTGATTCCTttactatttttaattattgaatgcGTAGGATAATGACAAGCGTTTGAAATTATGTATGTGGAAAATATCACTAAACTTTAGTATGTCAAATTAGTTAAAATCAATCATTACCTTTTCTCCTTATAATTATAGATG
Proteins encoded:
- the LOC120067739 gene encoding putative glycerol-3-phosphate transporter 1 → MGSLSESEREVNHRKPYGIRFFEWIRKKPLSYKAHQAIVLLVTFLAYANYHASRKTTSIIKSALDPLSPDVGLKFNLWRTSRSSTPVERTNRWSLSSGGWAPFDAAEGTSLLGELDLAFLGIYAGGMYFSGQLGDRTDLRIFLTLGMLGTGLFTSLFGLGYWANIHVFSYYLIVQMLAGLFQSTGWPSVVAVVGNWFGKSKRGLIMGIWNAHTSVGNISGSLVASALLSYGWGWSMVVPGLIIAFSGLVVFLFLPVNPESVGIDKAGDDLSSPRKAGEGTREPLLKSESEIEKAVGFMEAWRIPGVAPFAFCLFFAKLVAYTFLYWLPFYISHTVIDGKYLSSTTAGNLSTLFDIGGVIGGILAGHISDRLGARAITAASFMYCAIPALYCYRNYGHISITMNVALMFITGMFVNGPYALITTAVSADLGTHSSLHGNSRALATVTAIIDGTGSVGAAIGPLLTGYLSAKSWSSVFVMLMVSALIAGLFLTRLVIAEVTAKIEESSSRGRITSRSPVLEV